A region of Candidatus Dependentiae bacterium DNA encodes the following proteins:
- a CDS encoding superoxide dismutase, which yields MFFKRNLMLIATFLFVGFLSTLWLNSKKIKNENVKEGKSMFFKLKENLKPQNLIGISPNQIEQHWKLYEGYVTQSNKLQEELNKMLAAGESSSLIYSDRRRRLGFELNGIVLHELYFENLTAGIAQPKSGKFIETITKQFGSFDKWKEDFINCGKTRGIGWAILYFDPSSKTMVNSFIAEHEIGHIATFKPILVMDVWEHAYMVDYSATDRGKYIDAFMQNINWEIVEKRFNLAI from the coding sequence ATGTTTTTTAAAAGAAATTTAATGCTAATTGCTACATTTTTATTTGTAGGATTTTTATCCACACTATGGTTAAATTCAAAAAAAATAAAAAACGAAAATGTAAAAGAAGGAAAATCAATGTTTTTTAAACTGAAAGAAAATTTAAAACCACAAAATTTGATAGGAATTTCACCAAACCAGATAGAACAACATTGGAAACTGTACGAAGGATATGTAACACAATCAAACAAACTGCAAGAAGAACTTAATAAAATGCTCGCAGCAGGAGAGTCTTCTTCATTAATATATTCAGACAGACGAAGACGCTTGGGTTTTGAACTTAATGGAATAGTCTTACATGAACTTTATTTTGAAAATTTAACAGCAGGAATAGCGCAACCAAAATCAGGAAAATTCATTGAAACAATCACAAAACAATTTGGCTCTTTTGATAAATGGAAAGAAGATTTTATAAATTGCGGTAAAACTCGAGGAATAGGCTGGGCTATTTTATATTTTGATCCCTCATCAAAAACAATGGTAAACAGTTTTATTGCAGAACATGAGATTGGGCATATTGCAACTTTTAAACCAATTTTAGTCATGGATGTTTGGGAACATGCTTACATGGTAGATTATAGCGCAACAGATCGTGGCAAATATATTGACGCTTTTATGCAAAATATAAATTGGGAAATTGTTGAAAAAAGATTCAATTTAGCAATTTAA
- the rfaE2 gene encoding D-glycero-beta-D-manno-heptose 1-phosphate adenylyltransferase — protein sequence MKNIIQELKNAKNRDVLIIGDLMLDEYVFGSVSRISPEAPVPILKEERKEWSLGGAANVALNCKKIGCDVSLVGIVNETDRAGSILLSMLDAKNLKDAIIKSFYRPTTLKQRLMAQNHQLMRVDAEDSKTLSRSEKNDIFEKVAKILKPNSIIIISDYAKGIIDEELITFVNLQAKKNNSIVLVDPKGPNFSKYKNLNFIKPNLKEFKEMVNFFKLPAENSILENGKKICDLLSIDGLFVTLGDKGISFISKNDHIFSPALGKKEVFDLTGAGDTVISFLALGLLNHLPIDKCLEVANLAAAVAISHLKTYAVSLEELFDKNIQFQEKFIFDWRNLKTELDWHKIEGKKIVFTNGCFDLLHSGHVALLSEAKKCGDILVVAMNSDESIKRIKGDDRPIQNLSDRAKVMSALGFVDFVTVFDEETPANLISFLKPDVLAKGGDYAAETVVGYDFITSYGGEVKIINHDFTHDKGFSTTQLAKRVKGEIEDSVK from the coding sequence ATGAAAAATATTATTCAAGAATTAAAAAACGCTAAAAATAGGGATGTTTTAATTATTGGGGATTTGATGCTCGATGAGTATGTTTTTGGCTCAGTGAGTAGAATTTCTCCAGAAGCGCCGGTTCCTATTTTAAAAGAAGAGCGAAAAGAGTGGAGCCTTGGTGGAGCTGCAAATGTTGCCCTTAATTGCAAAAAAATTGGATGCGATGTCAGTTTAGTTGGAATCGTTAATGAAACTGATCGTGCTGGTAGCATTTTACTTTCTATGCTTGATGCGAAAAATCTAAAAGATGCCATAATAAAAAGTTTTTATCGTCCAACAACTTTGAAACAAAGATTAATGGCACAAAATCATCAATTGATGAGAGTTGATGCAGAAGATTCTAAAACTCTTTCTAGATCTGAAAAAAATGATATTTTTGAAAAAGTCGCAAAAATTTTAAAACCAAATTCGATAATTATTATTTCAGACTATGCAAAAGGTATAATCGATGAAGAACTTATTACTTTTGTAAACTTGCAAGCTAAAAAGAATAACTCGATTGTACTTGTGGATCCTAAAGGTCCTAATTTTTCAAAATATAAAAATCTGAATTTTATAAAGCCAAATTTAAAAGAGTTTAAAGAAATGGTGAACTTTTTTAAACTTCCAGCAGAAAATTCTATTTTGGAAAATGGCAAAAAGATATGTGACCTTTTATCTATTGATGGTTTATTTGTTACTTTGGGTGATAAAGGAATCTCTTTTATCTCTAAAAATGATCATATTTTCTCACCAGCGCTTGGTAAAAAAGAGGTATTTGACTTAACCGGCGCAGGAGACACAGTTATTTCGTTTTTAGCACTTGGTTTACTAAATCATTTACCTATCGATAAATGTTTAGAAGTGGCCAATTTAGCGGCAGCTGTGGCAATTTCACATTTAAAAACATACGCAGTTTCGCTCGAAGAGCTTTTTGATAAAAATATTCAGTTTCAAGAAAAATTTATTTTCGATTGGCGCAATTTGAAGACAGAGCTTGACTGGCACAAAATCGAAGGCAAAAAAATAGTTTTCACAAACGGATGTTTTGATCTGCTTCATAGTGGGCATGTTGCACTTTTAAGCGAAGCAAAAAAATGTGGGGACATTTTGGTAGTTGCAATGAATTCTGACGAGTCAATCAAAAGAATAAAAGGTGATGATAGACCAATTCAAAATTTAAGCGATCGTGCGAAAGTTATGTCAGCTCTTGGATTTGTCGATTTTGTAACCGTTTTTGATGAAGAAACTCCTGCAAATTTAATCTCCTTTTTAAAACCTGATGTTTTAGCAAAAGGTGGAGATTATGCGGCTGAAACTGTTGTTGGATATGATTTTATTACATCATATGGTGGTGAAGTGAAAATAATAAATCACGACTTCACTCACGACAAAGGTTTTTCAACAACGCAGCTTGCAAAGCGTGTAAAAGGTGAAATAGAAGATTCTGTAAAATAA
- a CDS encoding GDP-fucose synthetase has product MNFDSKIYLAGHKGLVGSAILRTLQKNGYKNILTSDFEYLDLRNQKDVEMFFQTKLPEYVFLAAAKVGGIKANSDFPAQFIYDNLMIQNNIIHNAYKFGVKKLLFLGSSCIYPKNCSQPIKEEYLLTGELEKTNEFYALAKIAGLKMCEAYNREYGTNFISCMPTNLYGPNDNFDLNSSHVLPALIAKFLKAKETNAQSVVIWGSGKPMREFLFVDDLAEALVFLMQNYDSNETINVGTGEDISILDLANLIAELVGFSGSLIFDQTKPDGTMRKVLDVSKINNLGWRAKTSLCEGILKTIEWYVTNNKKDLECCKQKENTKHQMLIG; this is encoded by the coding sequence ATGAATTTTGATAGCAAAATTTATTTAGCCGGACATAAGGGACTTGTTGGAAGTGCAATCTTGCGGACTCTACAAAAAAATGGTTATAAAAATATTTTGACAAGCGATTTTGAATATCTTGATTTGCGCAATCAAAAAGATGTTGAGATGTTTTTTCAAACAAAATTACCGGAATATGTTTTTTTAGCTGCTGCAAAGGTTGGAGGTATCAAAGCTAATTCAGATTTTCCAGCGCAGTTTATTTATGACAATTTGATGATTCAAAATAACATTATCCATAATGCTTATAAATTTGGAGTTAAAAAATTATTGTTTCTTGGGTCCTCGTGCATTTATCCCAAAAATTGTTCTCAACCTATTAAAGAAGAGTATTTATTAACTGGCGAGCTAGAAAAGACAAATGAGTTTTATGCTCTTGCTAAGATTGCGGGGCTTAAAATGTGCGAAGCTTACAATCGAGAATATGGCACAAATTTTATATCTTGTATGCCGACAAATTTATACGGTCCAAATGATAATTTTGATTTGAATTCGTCACATGTGCTTCCTGCTTTAATTGCAAAATTTTTGAAAGCAAAAGAAACAAATGCACAATCGGTTGTTATTTGGGGAAGTGGTAAGCCAATGCGAGAGTTTTTATTTGTAGATGATTTGGCAGAAGCACTTGTATTTTTGATGCAAAATTATGATTCAAATGAGACCATAAATGTTGGAACTGGAGAGGATATTTCGATTTTAGATCTTGCAAATTTAATTGCAGAGTTGGTGGGATTTAGCGGCAGCTTAATTTTTGATCAAACAAAGCCTGATGGTACAATGCGAAAAGTTTTAGATGTTTCAAAAATTAATAATTTAGGATGGAGAGCAAAAACATCGCTGTGTGAAGGTATTTTGAAAACAATTGAGTGGTATGTAACGAATAACAAAAAGGATTTGGAGTGTTGCAAGCAAAAAGAGAATACAAAACATCAGATGCTTATTGGATAA
- a CDS encoding glycosyl transferase, with product MLQAKREYKTSDAYWINKNKYYYDRIANFYKFVIPKNSSVLQIGCRSGFLLNAVKPSFGLGIDENINYISEAKEKCPNLNFVCGSVDDLLKDSKYSNNKFDFIILSHTLMLEYDIQICLEKLHQFCNPQTRIVLNICSTLWEPFLKLGQSVGLRRDVPFRNWIQMADLENFLNLASFEIVSNEYRTLMPKYIPLISTIFNYGFAILPLVNRCCLDFFVIACPKPQTLDAKELTCSVIVTCKNEKGNIVNVVNSIPKMGKKTEIIFVEGGSKDGTLDEIKKVVDEKKSDLFFDLKYFVQGGKGKADAVRVGFDNASGDILMILDGDLTVPAQELTKFWNAIVDGKGEFVNGVRLIYAMENSAMRFLNLIANKLFGIGFSWLLNQRIRDTLCGTKVIFKKDWQKIKTTRKFLGDIDPFGDFDLIFGAIKNNLKVVDMPIHYKARTYGSTQISRFKHGLMLLKMSFVAFKKFKMK from the coding sequence GTGTTGCAAGCAAAAAGAGAATACAAAACATCAGATGCTTATTGGATAAATAAAAATAAATATTACTATGATCGAATAGCAAATTTTTATAAATTTGTGATTCCGAAAAATTCTTCAGTGCTTCAAATTGGGTGTCGTTCTGGTTTTTTACTCAATGCTGTAAAACCATCGTTTGGTCTTGGAATTGATGAAAACATAAATTATATAAGTGAAGCAAAAGAAAAATGTCCTAATTTAAATTTTGTTTGCGGTTCTGTAGATGATTTGCTAAAAGATTCAAAATATTCAAATAACAAATTTGATTTTATAATTTTATCTCACACTTTGATGCTTGAGTATGATATTCAGATCTGTTTGGAAAAGCTTCATCAATTTTGTAATCCACAAACAAGGATTGTTTTAAATATTTGTTCGACGTTATGGGAACCGTTTTTAAAATTAGGTCAATCTGTAGGTTTACGCAGGGATGTTCCTTTCAGAAATTGGATTCAAATGGCGGATTTGGAGAATTTTTTAAACCTAGCTTCATTTGAAATTGTTTCAAATGAGTATCGAACTTTGATGCCAAAATATATTCCTTTAATTTCTACAATTTTCAATTATGGTTTTGCAATTTTGCCGCTAGTAAATAGATGTTGTTTAGATTTTTTTGTTATAGCTTGTCCAAAACCACAAACGTTAGATGCAAAAGAGTTAACCTGCTCTGTTATTGTTACTTGTAAAAATGAAAAAGGTAACATTGTAAATGTTGTTAATTCGATTCCAAAAATGGGCAAAAAGACAGAAATTATTTTTGTTGAAGGTGGATCAAAAGACGGCACTTTGGACGAAATAAAAAAAGTGGTTGATGAAAAAAAATCGGACCTATTTTTTGATCTGAAATATTTTGTTCAAGGCGGCAAAGGCAAAGCCGATGCGGTTAGAGTTGGTTTTGATAATGCAAGTGGCGATATCTTAATGATTTTGGACGGAGATTTGACGGTTCCTGCGCAAGAGTTAACAAAATTTTGGAATGCAATTGTTGACGGAAAAGGAGAGTTTGTTAATGGTGTGCGTTTGATCTATGCGATGGAAAATAGTGCAATGAGATTTTTAAATCTAATAGCAAATAAGCTTTTTGGAATAGGTTTTTCTTGGCTATTAAATCAGCGAATTCGTGATACTTTGTGCGGCACCAAAGTAATATTCAAAAAAGATTGGCAAAAGATAAAAACGACAAGGAAATTTTTAGGGGATATCGATCCTTTTGGAGATTTTGATCTAATATTTGGGGCCATAAAAAATAATCTAAAAGTTGTTGATATGCCAATTCATTACAAAGCTCGAACTTATGGTAGTACTCAAATTAGTCGATTTAAGCATGGCTTAATGCTTTTGAAGATGAGTTTTGTTGCTTTCAAAAAATTTAAAATGAAGTGA
- the gmd gene encoding GDP-mannose 4,6-dehydratase: MKKALIFGVTGQDGSYLSEFLLEKGYQVHGVKRRSSSFNTARVDHIFEDLHFAQDPRFFLHYGDVTDATNIIRLIQEIQPDEIYNLAAQSHVQVSFETPEYTANSDALGSLRILEAIRILNLVDKVKFYQASTSELYGKVQEIPQSEKTPFYPRSPYGVAKLYAHWATINYREAYKMFACCGILFNHESPRRGETFVTRKVTRAVASIFYGLQEKLYLGNLDAKRDWGYAKEYVEAMWLMLQQEKPDDYVIATGKTYSVREFVTNAFKVLGIDLEWIGFGINEKAINKNNGEILVEVDADYFRPTEVDLLIGEPSKAKNILGWEAKTDFQELIKLMVEEDLKIVEKEKINLKGIVQNAKIKSKQIGI; encoded by the coding sequence ATGAAAAAAGCACTGATTTTTGGAGTTACAGGTCAAGATGGTTCTTATCTTTCTGAATTTTTACTTGAAAAAGGATATCAAGTTCATGGGGTAAAGCGCAGATCTTCTAGTTTTAACACAGCAAGAGTGGATCATATTTTTGAAGATTTACATTTTGCGCAAGATCCTAGATTTTTTTTGCATTATGGTGATGTGACCGATGCGACCAATATAATTCGATTAATTCAAGAAATTCAGCCTGATGAGATTTACAATCTGGCTGCACAAAGTCATGTTCAAGTTTCTTTTGAAACTCCAGAATATACAGCAAATTCAGATGCGCTTGGATCATTGCGTATTTTGGAAGCAATTAGAATTTTAAATTTGGTTGATAAAGTAAAATTTTATCAAGCTTCAACGAGTGAACTTTATGGAAAAGTTCAAGAAATTCCACAAAGTGAAAAAACTCCTTTTTATCCACGATCTCCTTATGGTGTTGCAAAACTTTACGCGCATTGGGCAACAATAAACTATCGTGAAGCATATAAGATGTTTGCATGTTGCGGAATACTTTTTAATCACGAATCTCCTAGGCGGGGTGAAACTTTTGTTACAAGAAAGGTTACCCGTGCGGTAGCAAGTATTTTTTATGGATTACAAGAAAAGCTTTATTTGGGAAATTTGGATGCAAAGCGAGATTGGGGATATGCCAAAGAATATGTAGAGGCTATGTGGCTTATGCTTCAACAGGAAAAACCAGATGATTATGTGATTGCGACTGGTAAAACTTATTCTGTTCGTGAGTTTGTTACAAATGCTTTTAAGGTTCTTGGGATAGATCTTGAGTGGATTGGATTTGGAATTAATGAAAAGGCTATTAATAAAAATAATGGAGAAATTTTAGTTGAGGTTGATGCGGATTATTTTAGACCAACGGAAGTGGACTTGCTTATTGGTGAGCCTTCGAAAGCAAAAAACATTTTAGGATGGGAAGCAAAAACCGATTTTCAAGAATTAATCAAGCTTATGGTTGAAGAAGATTTAAAAATTGTTGAAAAGGAAAAAATAAATTTAAAAGGGATAGTCCAAAATGCAAAAATTAAATCAAAACAGATTGGTATTTAA
- a CDS encoding NAD-dependent dehydratase — protein sequence MENRILVTGGAGFLGSNLVRSLVEDKNNFVIVLDNLSSGRMQNIEDLLNLPNFKFIKHDIIFPIDLAVEQIYNLACPASPPRYQADPIQTTKTSILGAINMLDLANKNNAKILQTSTSEIYGDPLVHPQVESYRGNVNSIGIRACYDEGKRCAESLFFDYNRTYGVDIKVVRIFNTYGPAMDPQDGRVVSNFIMNALQNKPLEVYGEGSQTRSFCYVDDMIDGLIAMMNTQKNFYGPVNLGNPDEFTVLQAAELIIKLTQSRSKIIFKELPQDDPLKRNPDISLAKGKLSWEPQINFEEGLKKTILYFKKLI from the coding sequence ATGGAAAATAGGATTTTAGTAACCGGTGGGGCTGGGTTTTTGGGTAGCAATTTGGTACGAAGTCTTGTAGAAGATAAAAATAATTTTGTTATTGTTTTGGATAATTTGTCATCAGGCCGAATGCAAAACATCGAAGATTTACTAAATTTGCCAAATTTCAAATTTATAAAACACGATATTATTTTTCCGATTGATTTGGCGGTGGAGCAGATTTATAACTTAGCTTGTCCTGCTTCCCCTCCTAGGTATCAAGCCGATCCTATTCAAACAACTAAAACAAGTATTTTAGGTGCAATAAATATGTTGGACCTCGCTAATAAAAATAATGCAAAAATTTTACAAACATCGACAAGCGAAATTTATGGGGATCCGCTTGTTCATCCTCAAGTTGAAAGCTATAGAGGTAATGTTAATTCAATTGGAATTCGCGCTTGCTACGATGAAGGCAAGCGTTGTGCAGAGTCATTATTTTTTGATTATAACCGTACTTATGGTGTAGATATAAAAGTTGTACGTATTTTTAATACTTATGGACCGGCCATGGACCCTCAAGATGGACGGGTTGTAAGTAACTTTATAATGAATGCTCTGCAAAATAAACCTCTTGAAGTTTATGGTGAAGGATCTCAAACCCGTTCATTTTGTTATGTGGATGATATGATTGATGGTTTGATAGCAATGATGAATACACAAAAAAATTTTTATGGTCCTGTTAATCTTGGAAATCCGGATGAATTTACAGTTTTGCAAGCTGCAGAATTGATTATAAAATTGACTCAAAGTAGATCGAAAATTATTTTTAAAGAATTGCCGCAGGATGATCCTCTAAAGCGAAATCCTGACATATCATTAGCAAAAGGAAAATTAAGTTGGGAACCCCAAATTAATTTTGAAGAAGGTTTGAAAAAAACAATTTTATATTTTAAAAAATTGATTTAG
- a CDS encoding glycosyltransferase, which produces MKISVVIPVYNEEENIFELYERLKKVLIQDFSSFTHEILYVDDGSFDKTLNVIKELQLKDSDIKILQLSRNFGHHVAISAGLDNAEGDFIVTMDGDLQDQPEELIKLYNKLQEGYDVVFGDRQNKKFSYSKILLSKIFISLIQLLIAEKIVINSHVFRIMRKDVVDKVKECRETNRYVIGLIGWVGFKHSSISVEHGKRFKGETKYNFGKLVKLALDAIFSFSNYPLRLVVYLGLGIVFLSFILIFYVFFKKIVYGVAAVGWTSLIASIFFIGGIQIFVLGLIGEYIGRIYMETKRRPLYVVKNFIKK; this is translated from the coding sequence ATGAAGATTTCAGTTGTTATTCCTGTTTATAATGAAGAAGAAAATATTTTCGAACTTTATGAACGTTTAAAAAAAGTCTTAATTCAAGATTTTTCGTCTTTTACGCATGAAATTCTTTATGTAGATGATGGGAGTTTTGATAAAACGCTAAATGTTATCAAAGAACTTCAATTAAAAGATTCGGATATAAAAATATTACAGCTTAGTAGAAATTTCGGACATCATGTTGCAATTTCAGCAGGGTTAGATAATGCAGAAGGTGATTTTATTGTGACTATGGATGGGGATTTACAAGACCAGCCTGAAGAGTTAATAAAGCTTTATAATAAACTGCAAGAAGGTTATGACGTAGTTTTTGGGGATCGCCAAAATAAAAAGTTTTCTTATTCTAAAATTCTTTTGTCTAAAATTTTTATATCTTTAATTCAATTATTAATAGCTGAAAAAATCGTTATTAATTCACATGTTTTTAGAATCATGCGGAAAGATGTTGTTGATAAAGTTAAAGAATGTAGAGAAACAAATAGATATGTTATTGGTTTAATTGGATGGGTTGGATTTAAACATTCATCTATTTCCGTAGAACATGGTAAACGTTTCAAAGGTGAAACTAAATATAATTTTGGAAAGTTAGTGAAATTAGCATTAGATGCTATTTTTTCATTTTCTAATTATCCATTACGGCTAGTTGTTTATTTAGGATTAGGTATTGTTTTTTTAAGTTTTATTTTAATATTTTATGTGTTCTTCAAAAAAATAGTTTATGGGGTTGCTGCTGTGGGATGGACATCGCTTATTGCATCAATTTTTTTTATTGGTGGAATACAAATTTTTGTTCTTGGTTTAATAGGCGAGTATATAGGGCGAATTTATATGGAAACAAAAAGGCGACCTTTGTATGTCGTTAAAAATTTTATAAAAAAGTAG
- a CDS encoding epimerase — translation MKKVFLTGAAGFIGSNFLKYMFEKYPDYHFIVLDCLTYAGNPDNIPEFIKNSSRFEFWYGSVTNSDIVNSLMLRSDLVVHFAAESHVARSIFDNSKFFETDVIGTQVMMNCLLKCHNVERFIHISTSEVYGTALNRPMSEEHLLNPKSPYAGAKAGADRLVYSYWSTYDLPVVIVRPFNNYGPCQHLEKMIPRFVTSAICKKPLTIHGGGSAKRDWIFVEDHCEALDKILHLTDFSRIKNQIINVGSGIDTSNIEIAEMILSKFGLSCTNLKFIGDRPGQVDCHIASTEKACNLLDWKAKTDLKQGLDKTIQWYVNNENWWKKIEWMKLVPIYTTQNTVEWH, via the coding sequence ATGAAAAAAGTTTTTTTGACAGGTGCGGCTGGTTTTATAGGTAGTAATTTTTTAAAATACATGTTTGAAAAATATCCGGATTATCATTTTATAGTTTTAGATTGTTTAACTTATGCTGGTAATCCAGATAATATTCCTGAATTTATAAAAAATTCATCACGCTTTGAGTTTTGGTATGGTTCCGTAACAAATTCGGACATTGTTAATTCTTTGATGCTTCGATCAGATTTAGTTGTACATTTCGCTGCTGAAAGCCATGTTGCGCGAAGTATTTTTGATAATAGCAAATTTTTTGAGACAGATGTTATTGGTACGCAAGTGATGATGAACTGCTTGCTAAAATGTCATAATGTAGAAAGATTTATTCATATATCAACGTCTGAGGTTTATGGTACGGCTCTTAATCGTCCTATGAGCGAAGAACATTTGTTGAATCCTAAATCTCCTTATGCTGGAGCAAAAGCTGGAGCGGATAGACTGGTTTATAGTTATTGGAGCACGTATGATTTGCCTGTGGTAATTGTGCGTCCTTTTAATAATTATGGTCCATGCCAGCATTTAGAAAAAATGATTCCGAGATTTGTTACAAGCGCAATTTGTAAAAAGCCTTTGACAATACATGGGGGTGGTAGTGCTAAAAGGGATTGGATTTTTGTTGAAGATCATTGTGAGGCTTTAGATAAGATATTACATTTAACTGATTTTTCTAGAATAAAAAATCAAATAATAAATGTGGGTAGTGGAATAGATACTTCAAATATAGAAATTGCCGAAATGATTTTAAGTAAATTTGGTTTATCTTGTACAAATCTTAAATTTATAGGAGATAGACCTGGACAGGTTGATTGTCATATTGCTTCGACGGAAAAGGCATGTAACTTATTAGATTGGAAGGCTAAAACAGATCTAAAACAAGGTTTGGATAAAACTATTCAATGGTATGTTAATAATGAGAATTGGTGGAAAAAGATTGAATGGATGAAATTAGTTCCAATTTATACAACTCAAAATACTGTAGAGTGGCATTAG